TCGGTTACAGCCCGGCAGAGCGGCGAATTTCGGGACACGGAAGACCTTGGCATCATCGGACGACCTCGTCGAAGCCGTCGGACCCGTCGTCGAGGAGCGGCGAGATATGCGGCAGCTCGTCGAGCGAGTTGATGCCGAGGTTCACGAGCAGCGCGTCGGTCGTCGCGTAGTGGATCGCGCCGGTATCGGGGTCGGTGAACGCCTCGGTGATGAGTCCCCGCGCGAGGAGCGTCCGCACGACCGAATCGACGTTGACGGCGCGGATCGACGCCACCTGACCTCGGGTGACCGGCTGCTTGTAGGCGATGACCGCGAGCGTCTCGAGCGCTGCCTGCGAGAGGCGCGACGGCGCCTGCGCGTTGACGAACTCCGACACGAGGTCGTCGTGCTCCTCGCGGACGTAAAGGCGCCACCCTCCCCCGACCTCGCGCAGCTCGAAGCCGCGGCGCGGTCCGCCGGTGAGGCCGTCGTAGTCCTCGACAAGGCCCTCGATCGCCTGGCGGACGGCGGGTACGGGTGCGCCGACGGCCGTCGCGAGTGCGACGAGGCTCTGCGGCTCCTCCACGATCAGCAGGATCGCCTCCAGCCGGCGGGCGACGGATGCCTCGTCCCGCGCCCCCGTCGGCGCGGTGTCCGCCGCGTTCTCGGCCGCCGCGGCATCCGTCCCCTCCTCGGCGCTCGTGGCGGAAACGTCATCGGTCATAGTCGGCCCCCAGGGTCGCGAGATTCTCGTCGGACCACCGATCGGCGGTCCAGCGGAGGTTGAGCTCTCCGAGCGGCTCGAGCTGCTCGAACGACAGCGCCGCGTGGCGGTACAGCTCGAGAACGGAGAGGAAACGGGCCACCACGACGCCCGGCTGCGAGACGCCCGCGATGAGCTCGCGGAAGCTCAGCGTCCCGGCGGCGCGCAGCAGCGTCACGACGACCGCGGCCTGCTCGCGGATGCTGACCAGCGGAGCGTGCAGATGGTCGAGCCCGACGTGCGGGATCTCCTTCGGGGTGAAGGCGAGCACTGCGAGCGCCGCGAAGTCGTCGGCGGTGAGCGTCCAGACGAGCTCGGGCACGGCGCGGCGGTATTTCTCGTCGAGGCGAACGGACCTCGTGTGGCGGCGGTCCTCCCGGCGGATGCAGCGCTCGAACCAGGCCGACACCTCTTTGAATGCGCGGTACTGCAGCAGCCTCGCGAACAGGAGGTCTCGCGCCTCCAGGAGGGCGACCGACTCCGCGTCGACGAGCTCGCCCTGCGGCAGCAGACCGGCGACCTTCATGTCGAGGAGGGTCGCCGCAACGACGAGGAACTCGGACGCCTGCTCGAGCTCCTCCTCGGGGCCGAGGTCGCGCAGATACGAGATGAACTCGTCGGTGACCTTCGACAGCGCGACCTCGGTGATGTCGAGCTCGTGCTTCGAGATGAGGGTCAGCAGAAGATCGAAAGGGCCGTCGAAGACGCCGAGCGAGACGCGGAACGACCGGTCGTCATTCTCCGGGGCGGCGGGCTCGGGGTTCGACCCTTCGACGAGCTCGGGGACCGGGGGCCGCTCAGGGACCGAGGGCCGCTCACCAACCGGAGACTCCTCGGGGACCGGGGGCCGCTCAGGGACCGAGGGCTCCCGTGCTTCGTCCTCAGGCGACGGCGCCACGCGCGACAAGCTCCCGAGCCAGTCGCAAGTAGGCCTGGGCGGCCGCGTGCTCCGGCGCGAACTCGGTGATCGGCATCCCCGACACCGAGGCATCCGGGAACTTCACCGTGCGTCCGATCACGGTCTCGAGCACATCGTCGCCGAAGGCCTCGACCACGCGCTCGAGCACCTCGCGGGAGTGCAGCGTGCGGGGGTCGTACATCGTCGCGAGGAGGCCGTCGAGGGCGATGCTGGGGTTGAGGCGGTCGCGCACCTTGTCGATCGTCTCGATCAGGAGCGCGACGCCGCGGAGCGCGAAGAATTCGCACTCGAGCGGGATGATGACGCCGTGGCTGGCCGTGAGCGCGTTGACGGTGAGGATGCCGAGCGACGGCTGGCAGTCGATGAGGATGACGTCGTAGTCGCCGGCCACCTTGCGGAGGACGCGCGACAGGATCGTCTCGCGGGCGACCTCGTTGACCAGCTGCACCTCGGCGGCAGAAAGATCGATGTTCGCAGGGATGACGTCGAGGTTCTCGACGGCTGTCTCGATGATCGTGTCGCGGGGGTCGCGCTTGCTGTCGATCAGCAGGTCGTAGACGGTCGGCACGTCATGCGTCTGGATGCCGAGGCCGGCCGACAGCGCGCCCTGCGGGTCGAAGTCCACCGCGAGCACCTTGCGCCCGTACTGCGCGAGCGACGCGGCGAGGTTGATGGTCGTCGTCGTCTTGCCGACGCCGCCCTTCTGGTTGCACAGCGCGATGATTCGCGCGGGACCGTGCGAGTCGAGCTTCGGAGGCGTCGGGAAGCCCTGATAGGGGCGACCGGTGGGTCCGATGGGTGCATCATCCGTCCGGGCCTTCAATGCGCCCCTCTTGCTGCCCGTCACCGACACTCCTGACTCTTGCTTGGTCGATTCTAGCGACCGGGCGCGCCCTCGCCCGTTTCAGCGCGCCCGCGGGTGCGAGGTCGCGTACACATCCCGCAGCGCGTCGACCGAAACGTGGGTGTAGATCTGCGTCGTCGCGACCGACGCGTGCCCCAGCAGCTCCTGCACGACGCGCACGTCGGCCCCGCCCTGCAGGAGGTGCGTCGCGAACGAGTGGCGCAGGGTGTGCGGCGACACGTGGGCGCTCAGCTGCGCCCGATCGGCGGCGTGTTGGATGACGAGCCACGCGCTCTGCCGTGACAGCGGCGCGCCTCTGGCTCCGAGGAAGAGCCGAGGGGATGCCGTGCCGCGGCGCGAGAGCTCGGGCCGGGACCTCGTGAGGTACGCCTCCAGAGCGGCGCGCGCATACGATCCGACCGGCACGATGCGCTCCTTCGACCCCTTGCCGCGGACGCGGAGCACATCGCCGTGCGAGAGGTCGTCCACGTCGAGCTGCACAGCCTCCGACACCCGCGCACCCGTCGCGTACAGCAGTTCGAGCAGGGCGCGGTCGCGCAGAGCCACGACGTCGGTCTCGGCCGCCGCCCCGGGCGCGGGGCCCGAGGCGTCCAGCAGCTTCTCGACCTGATCGATCGTGAGCGCCTTCGGCAGGCGCTTGGGCAGTTTGGGCGGCTTCAACCGGGCCGAGGGGTCGTCGGTCTCGATGCCCTCGCGCGCGAGGAACCTGTGGAGTCCCCGCACCGACGACTGCAGACGGGCGAGGCTGGATGCCGCGGGAGGCGGCACCGCGGAGGCCCGCTCGGCGGCGAACTCGGCGACCAGGGCGGGGGTCACGCCATCCGAATCGACGATCCCCCGCTCCTCCAGCCATTCGACGTACCCCGCGAGGTCGCGTCGGTACGCCGACACGGTGTTGTCCGACAGGCCGCGCTCGATCGAGACGTGACGCAGGTACGCGTCGACGGCTCGCTCGAGACGCATGGCTGGACGACCTGCGCTCAGCCCCGGCGGAGCTTCTCGGCCGCCGCGAGCACGCCGGCGGTCAGGATGCCGTTGCGCAGGCGCCCCTCGAGCACGCCGGTGACGGCATCCTGCAGGGGGATCCATTCGATGCGGATGTCGGCCTCCTCGGCCTCCCGCGCATGCGCCTCGCCGGCCGGCGAGAGTCCCCGCGCGAAGAAGAGGTGCACGACCTCGTCGTTACCGCCCGGTGTCGTGAAGATGCTGACGAGGGGCTCCCAGTCGGAGGCGACGAGATCGGCCTCCTCCTGCAGCTCGCGCTGGGCGGTCTCGAGCGGCGTCTCGCCGTCCATGTCGAGGAGCCCGGCGGGGATCTCCCAGTCCCGGTGGCGGATCGGATGCCGGTACTGCTGGATGAGCAGCACCTGACCGTCGTCGTCCATCGCGACGATCGCCGCGGCACCCGTGTGGTCGATGTACTCGCGGGTCAGCTCCGTGCCGTTGTAGCGGAAGGTGTCGCGCCGGACGTCCCAGACCATGCCGTCGTAGACGACGTCGCTCGAGACGACGTCGGGATCGACGGGCTCGTCGCGGAGCGCCGCGGCGGATTCGCCCGCCGTCACGCGACGGATCCCGAAGCCGCGGCCAGCGTGGGCTCGGGCGCCTCGTCCTCGTCGACGTCGAACAGCTCGCTCGCGCGGTGCCGCTCGACGGCCGCACCGACGAGCCCGCGGAACAGCGGGTTCGCGTTCGTCGGCCGCGAGCGCAGCTCCGGGTGCGCCTGCGTCGCGATGTAGTACGGGTGCACGTCGCGGGGAAGCTCGACGTATTCGACGAGGTTCAGGTCGGGGTTGATCCCCGAGAACACGAGGCCCGCCTCGGCGATCTGGTCGCGGTAGCGATTGTTGACCTCGTACCGGTGGCGGTGACGCTCGGACGCCGTCGTGCCGCCGTAGACCTCCGCCGCGATCGAGCCTTCGGCGAGCTCGGCCGGGTAGAGGCCCAGGCGCATCGTGCCGCCCATGTCGCCCGCCTCGAGGATGTCGATCTGCTCCTCCATCGTCGCGATGACAGGGTGCGTCGTGTCGGGATCGAACTCGCTCGAGGATGCTCCCTCGATGCCCGCGACGTGGCGCGCGTACTCGATGACGATGCACTGAAGGCCGAGGCAGATGCCGAGCGTCGGGATGCCCTGCTCGCGCGCGAACTTGAGCGCGCCGATCTTGCCCTCGATGCCGCGGATGCCGAACCCGCCCGGGATCACGATGCCGTCGAGCGGTGCGAGCGCGCGCTCGGCGCCTTCCGGGGTCTCGCACTCGTCCGACGGGATCCACCGGATGTTGACGTGGGTCTCCTGCGCGAATCCGCCGGCCTTGAGGGCCTCCGTGACGCTGAGGTAGGCGTCGGGCAGGTCGATGTACTTGCCGACGAGGCCGATGGTGACCTCGTGCTTCGGGTTGTGCACGGCGTTGAGCACGCGCTGCCAGCGCGTCCAGTCGACGTCGTTCGCCTTGCCGAGGCCGAGCGCACGCACGATGTACTCGTCGAGGCCCTGCTCGTTGAGCATCGAGGGGATGTCGTAGATCGACGGAACGTCGACGGCGTTGACGACGGCGCCCTCGTCGACGTCGCACATGAGGGCGATCTTGCGCTTGTTCGCCTCGGTGACGGGGCGGTCGCTGCGCAGCACGAGGGCGTCGGGCTGGATGCCGATGCTGCGGAGGGCCGCGACCGAGTGCTGCGTCGGCTTGGTCTTCTGCTCGCCGGAGGCGCCCATGAACGGCACGAGCGACACGTGCACGAAGAAGACGTTCTGCCGGCCGAGCTCGTGGCGGATCTGCCGCGCCGACTCGATGAAGGGCTGCGACTCGATGTCGCCGACCGTGCCGCCGATCTCGGTGATGATGACGTCGGGCTTCGGCGACTCGTCGGCCTGCAGGCGCATGCGGCGCTTGATCTCATCGGTGATGTGCGGGATGACCTGCACGGTGTCGCCGAGATACTCGCCGCGGCGCTCGCGGGCGATGACCTGGGAGTAAATCTGCCCCGTCGTGACGTTGGCCGCCTGGCTCAGCTCGATGTCGAGGAAGCGCTCGTAAT
This genomic interval from Microbacterium sp. 4R-513 contains the following:
- a CDS encoding CTP synthase; translation: MQTSDAAGSSTSNDTTKHIFVTGGVVSSLGKGLTAASLGNLLTARGLRVVMQKLDPYLNVDPGTMNPFQHGEVFVTDDGAETDLDIGHYERFLDIELSQAANVTTGQIYSQVIARERRGEYLGDTVQVIPHITDEIKRRMRLQADESPKPDVIITEIGGTVGDIESQPFIESARQIRHELGRQNVFFVHVSLVPFMGASGEQKTKPTQHSVAALRSIGIQPDALVLRSDRPVTEANKRKIALMCDVDEGAVVNAVDVPSIYDIPSMLNEQGLDEYIVRALGLGKANDVDWTRWQRVLNAVHNPKHEVTIGLVGKYIDLPDAYLSVTEALKAGGFAQETHVNIRWIPSDECETPEGAERALAPLDGIVIPGGFGIRGIEGKIGALKFAREQGIPTLGICLGLQCIVIEYARHVAGIEGASSSEFDPDTTHPVIATMEEQIDILEAGDMGGTMRLGLYPAELAEGSIAAEVYGGTTASERHRHRYEVNNRYRDQIAEAGLVFSGINPDLNLVEYVELPRDVHPYYIATQAHPELRSRPTNANPLFRGLVGAAVERHRASELFDVDEDEAPEPTLAAASGSVA
- a CDS encoding ScpA family protein, whose translation is MAPSPEDEAREPSVPERPPVPEESPVGERPSVPERPPVPELVEGSNPEPAAPENDDRSFRVSLGVFDGPFDLLLTLISKHELDITEVALSKVTDEFISYLRDLGPEEELEQASEFLVVAATLLDMKVAGLLPQGELVDAESVALLEARDLLFARLLQYRAFKEVSAWFERCIRREDRRHTRSVRLDEKYRRAVPELVWTLTADDFAALAVLAFTPKEIPHVGLDHLHAPLVSIREQAAVVVTLLRAAGTLSFRELIAGVSQPGVVVARFLSVLELYRHAALSFEQLEPLGELNLRWTADRWSDENLATLGADYDR
- the xerD gene encoding site-specific tyrosine recombinase XerD is translated as MRLERAVDAYLRHVSIERGLSDNTVSAYRRDLAGYVEWLEERGIVDSDGVTPALVAEFAAERASAVPPPAASSLARLQSSVRGLHRFLAREGIETDDPSARLKPPKLPKRLPKALTIDQVEKLLDASGPAPGAAAETDVVALRDRALLELLYATGARVSEAVQLDVDDLSHGDVLRVRGKGSKERIVPVGSYARAALEAYLTRSRPELSRRGTASPRLFLGARGAPLSRQSAWLVIQHAADRAQLSAHVSPHTLRHSFATHLLQGGADVRVVQELLGHASVATTQIYTHVSVDALRDVYATSHPRAR
- a CDS encoding ParA family protein gives rise to the protein MTGSKRGALKARTDDAPIGPTGRPYQGFPTPPKLDSHGPARIIALCNQKGGVGKTTTTINLAASLAQYGRKVLAVDFDPQGALSAGLGIQTHDVPTVYDLLIDSKRDPRDTIIETAVENLDVIPANIDLSAAEVQLVNEVARETILSRVLRKVAGDYDVILIDCQPSLGILTVNALTASHGVIIPLECEFFALRGVALLIETIDKVRDRLNPSIALDGLLATMYDPRTLHSREVLERVVEAFGDDVLETVIGRTVKFPDASVSGMPITEFAPEHAAAQAYLRLARELVARGAVA
- a CDS encoding NUDIX hydrolase codes for the protein MTAGESAAALRDEPVDPDVVSSDVVYDGMVWDVRRDTFRYNGTELTREYIDHTGAAAIVAMDDDGQVLLIQQYRHPIRHRDWEIPAGLLDMDGETPLETAQRELQEEADLVASDWEPLVSIFTTPGGNDEVVHLFFARGLSPAGEAHAREAEEADIRIEWIPLQDAVTGVLEGRLRNGILTAGVLAAAEKLRRG
- the scpB gene encoding SMC-Scp complex subunit ScpB: MTDDVSATSAEEGTDAAAAENAADTAPTGARDEASVARRLEAILLIVEEPQSLVALATAVGAPVPAVRQAIEGLVEDYDGLTGGPRRGFELREVGGGWRLYVREEHDDLVSEFVNAQAPSRLSQAALETLAVIAYKQPVTRGQVASIRAVNVDSVVRTLLARGLITEAFTDPDTGAIHYATTDALLVNLGINSLDELPHISPLLDDGSDGFDEVVR